The Setaria viridis chromosome 6, Setaria_viridis_v4.0, whole genome shotgun sequence genome contains a region encoding:
- the LOC117861183 gene encoding germin-like protein 8-14: MAPKAAVLHLVLVPLLSLLLLPFSSLALAEDFCVANLLLPNTPSGYPCKPKALVNANDFYTDDLSRSGPVFSPFNTGLAPANVKQVPGLNGLGISATRVDIGVGGVVPLHTHPEGSELIFVVEGTISVGFISAETNTAYTKTLNKGDLFVFPQGLLHFQINIGNTTAVAINAYSSSNPGLQITPYALFGDTLRADVVSKVTFINEAEVRKEKAEFGIRAIPS, encoded by the coding sequence ATGGCGCCCAAGGCCGCCGTGCTCCACCTCGTGCTCGTGCCCTTGCTCTCCCTGCTGCttcttcccttctcctccctcgcTCTGGCCGAGGACTTCTGCGTCGCCAACCTGCTCCTCCCCAACACGCCGTCCGGCTACCCATGCAAGCCCAAGGCTCTCGTCAACGCCAACGACTTCTACACCGACGACCTCTCCAGATCCGGCCCGGTCTTCTCCCCCTTCAACACTGGCTTGGCCCCGGCCAACGTCAAGCAGGTCCCGGGCCTGAACGGGCTCGGCATCAGCGCCACGCGCGTCGACATCGGCGTCGGCGGAGTCGTGCCCCTCCACACCCACCCGGAAGGCTCCGAGCTCATCTTCGTCGTCGAGGGAACCATCTCCGTCGGCTTCATCAGCGCCGAGACCAACACGGCCTACACCAAGACGCTGAACAAGGGCGACCTCTTCGTGTTCCCGCAGGGCCTGCTGCACTTCCAGATCAACATCGGCAACACGACCGCCGTCGCGATCAACGCGTACAGCAGCTCCAACCCAGGCCTGCAGATCACCCCATACGCGCTCTTCGGCGACACCCTGCGGGCGGACGTCGTGAGCAAGGTCACCTTCATCAATGAGGCGGAGGTCAGAAAGGAGAAGGCCGAGTTCGGCATCCGTGCCATACCGTCGTAA
- the LOC117860337 gene encoding germin-like protein 8-14 yields MAKAVVLLLAVTPFLSLLPFSSLALNQDFCVADLPRGDTPAGYPCKPQTAVTADDFYYRGLGTTGPTINPFNIGLSSAFVTRFPGVNGLGISAARVDFAPGGVVPLHSHPGGTELLYVIEGAMAAGFITSLTNQVYTKTLYKGDLMVFPQGLLHFQYNLGNDTAVALSSYSSANPGLMILDFALFANNLPSDIVSKVTVLDELEVKKLKALFGGSG; encoded by the coding sequence ATGGCCAAGGCCGTGGTCCTGCTCCTCGCCGTCACACCCTTCCTCTCTTTGctgcccttctcctccctcgCCCTGAACCAGGACTTCTGCGTCGCCGACCTGCCCCGCGGCGACACGCCGGCGGGCTACCCGTGCAAGCCCCAGACCGCCGTCACCGCCGACGACTTCTACTACCGCGGCCTGGGCACCACCGGCCCGACCATCAACCCCTTCAACATTGGCCTGTCCTCGGCCTTCGTCACCCGGTTCCCCGGCGTGAACGGGCTCGGCATCTCCGCCGCGCGCGTCGACTTCGCCCCGGGCGGCGTCGTGCCGCTGCACTCGCACCCGGGCGGCACCGAGCTCCTCTACGTCATCGAgggcgccatggccgccggcttCATCACCTCCCTGACCAACCAGGTGTACACCAAGACGCTGTACAAGGGAGACCTCATGGTGTTCCCGCAGGGCCTGCTGCACTTCCAGTACAACCTCGGCAACGACACGGCGGTGGCGCTCTCCTCGTACAGCAGCGCCAACCCCGGACTCATGATCCTGGACTTCGCGCTCTTCGCCAACAACCTGCCCTCGGACATCGTTAGCAAGGTCACCGTCCTGGATGAATTGGAGGTCAAGAAGCTCAAGGCGCTATTCGGCGGGAGCGGCTAA
- the LOC117859655 gene encoding germin-like protein 8-14: protein MAKMVLLPVLLSFLLLPFASLALTQDFCVADLSCSDTPAGYPCKSSVSANDFYYHGLAGMGKINPLIKAAVTPAFVGQFPGVNGLGISAARLDMEVGGVVPLHTHPAGSELLFVTQGTVAAGFISSGSNTPYTKTLNAGDIMVFPQGLLHYQYNAGSGPAVALVAFSSPNPGLQITDFALFANNLPSAVVEKVTFLDDATVKKLKSVLGGSG, encoded by the coding sequence ATGGCCAAGATGGTGCTGCTCCCCgtgctcctctccttcctcctcctgccctTCGCCTCCCTCGCGCTGACGCAGGACTTCTGCGTCGCTGACCTGTCCTGCAGCGACACGCCGGCCGGCTACCCGTGCAAGTCTAGCGTCAGCGCTAATGACTTCTACTACCACGGCCTGGCTGGCATGGGCAAAATCAACCCCCTCATCAAGGCCGCCGTGACCCCGGCCTTCGTCGGCCAGTTCCCGGGCGTCAACGGCCTCGGCATCTCCGCGGCCAGGCTCGACATGGAGGTGGGCGGCGTCGTGCCGCTGCACACCCACCCGGCCGGCTCCGAGCTCCTCTTCGTCACCCAGggcaccgtcgccgccggcttcaTCAGCTCCGGGTCGAACACCCCCTACACCAAGACGCTGAACGCGGGCGACATCATGGTGTTCCCCCAGGGCTTGCTCCACTACCAGTACAACGCCGGCTCTGGCCCCGCGGTGGCGCTCGTTGCCTTTAGCAGCCCTAACCCCGGCCTGCAGATCACCGACTTCGCGCTCTTCGCCAACAACCTCCCGTCGGCCGTCGTGGAGAAGGTCACCTTCTTGGACGACGCGACGGTGAAGAAGCTCAAGAGCGTgctcggcggcagcggctaA